Proteins encoded within one genomic window of Cucumis sativus cultivar 9930 chromosome 3, Cucumber_9930_V3, whole genome shotgun sequence:
- the LOC101205160 gene encoding uncharacterized protein LOC101205160: protein MIEERQGGAPHAILLAVVVAIVIVVPFLLGDQGEALTDAISDLLSPFGLLLLPILLLLTIQFLSSDRGSFVSAIFSSGEPDSIHRVTGSPVGVALFLVLILFLLYNRISIFGGDDDSGD, encoded by the coding sequence ATGATTGAAGAACGCCAAGGTGGAGCTCCCCACGCCATTCTACTGGCCGTCGTTGTTGCCATCGTCATCGTCGTCCCTTTCCTACTCGGCGACCAAGGCGAGGCTCTCACCGATGCCATTTCCGATCTCCTAAGTCCCTTCGgtctcctcctcctccccaTTCTCCTCCTTCTCACCATCCAGTTCCTCTCCTCCGATCGCGGCTCCTTCGTCTCCGCCATCTTCTCCTCCGGCGAACCTGACTCCATCCACCGCGTCACTGGATCCCCCGTCGGGGTTGCTCTCTTCCTCGttctcattctctttctcCTCTATAACCGGATTTCCATCTTCGGCGGCGACGATGATTCCGGCGACTGA
- the LOC101204913 gene encoding translationally-controlled tumor protein homolog has product MLVYQDLVSGDELLSDSFPYKEIENGMIWEVEGKWVVKGAVDVDIGANPSAEGGGDDEGVDDQAVKVVDIVDTFRLQEQPSMDKKVFLTCIKKYIKKLTPLLKGEQQEAFKSKIEGAVKFLLPKVKDLQFFVGESMADDSAMVFAYYKEGATDPTFLYIAPGLKEVKC; this is encoded by the exons atGTTGGTTTATCAGGACCTCGTCTCTG GTGACGAGCTTCTCTCGGATTCGTTTCCATACAAGGAAATTGAGAATGGAATGATTTGGGAAGTTGAAGGAAAg TGGGTCGTTAAAGGAGCAGTTGATGTGGATATCGGTGCTAATCCTTCAGCTGAAGGTGGCGGTGATGATGAAGGTGTTGATGATCAGGCTGTGAAGGTGGTCGACATTGTTGACACCTTCCGTCTTCAG GAGCAACCTTCCATGGACAAGAAGGTTTTCCTCACATGCATTAAGAAGTATATCAAAAAATTGACACCTTTGCTGAAAGGAGAGCAACAAGAGGCATTTAAGAGTAAAATTGAGGGAGCAGTTAAGTTCCTACTTCCAAAGGTCAAGGACTTGCAATT CTTCGTTGGGGAGAGTATGGCCGATGACAGCGCTATGGTATTTGCATACTACAAGGAAGGAGCTACTGACCCAACATTTTTATACATTGCCCCTGGTTTGAAGGAAGTCAAGTGCTGA
- the LOC101211959 gene encoding uncharacterized protein LOC101211959 isoform X2, protein MAEQVMVIGVDESEHSFYALDWTLQHFFRPNATPYKLTIVNATLPSIPHGAAFLGSPNLMPTIDADLKKLTNRTVQRAKDICIEHNVQSVETEVVEGDARNVLCDSVEKFHASILIVGSHDYGVVKK, encoded by the exons ATGGCGGAGCAGGTAATGGTGATTGGGGTCGATGAAAGTGAGCACAGCTTCTACGCCTTGGATTGGACGCTTCAACATTTCTTTAGGCCTAACGCCACTCCTTACAAGCTCACTATTGTCAACGCTACACTCCCCTCGATCCCTCATGGAGCCGCCTTCCTAG GATCCCCGAATTTGATGCCCACGATCGATGCAGATTTGAAGAAACTAACTAATAGGACGGTCCAAAGAGCGAAGGATATATGCATCGAACACAAT GTTCAAAGCGTGGAGACTGAAGTTGTGGAGGGTGATGCGAGAAATGTATTATGCGATTCTGTAGAAAAGTTCCATGCATCCATTTTGATTGTTGGAAGTCATGATTATGGAGTAGTAAAGAAGTAA
- the LOC101211959 gene encoding universal stress protein PHOS32 isoform X1, translating into MAEQVMVIGVDESEHSFYALDWTLQHFFRPNATPYKLTIVNATLPSIPHGAAFLGSPNLMPTIDADLKKLTNRTVQRAKDICIEHNVQSVETEVVEGDARNVLCDSVEKFHASILIVGSHDYGVVKKMGLGSVSDYCAQHAHCSVMIVKRPPKPMT; encoded by the exons ATGGCGGAGCAGGTAATGGTGATTGGGGTCGATGAAAGTGAGCACAGCTTCTACGCCTTGGATTGGACGCTTCAACATTTCTTTAGGCCTAACGCCACTCCTTACAAGCTCACTATTGTCAACGCTACACTCCCCTCGATCCCTCATGGAGCCGCCTTCCTAG GATCCCCGAATTTGATGCCCACGATCGATGCAGATTTGAAGAAACTAACTAATAGGACGGTCCAAAGAGCGAAGGATATATGCATCGAACACAAT GTTCAAAGCGTGGAGACTGAAGTTGTGGAGGGTGATGCGAGAAATGTATTATGCGATTCTGTAGAAAAGTTCCATGCATCCATTTTGATTGTTGGAAGTCATGATTATGGAGTAGTAAAGAA GATGGGACTGGGCAGTGTTAGTGACTACTGTGCTCAGCATGCCCATTGCTCTGTCATGATTGTGAAGAGGCCACCCAAGCCCATGACCTAA